A DNA window from Phragmites australis chromosome 11, lpPhrAust1.1, whole genome shotgun sequence contains the following coding sequences:
- the LOC133885764 gene encoding cyclic nucleotide-gated ion channel 4-like → MSNDLSTRSSPSSSSASPYDDARRRDQEATATQASGVHGKSRRRRGRGRRAPWSLGLGATWALDPRARWVREWNRAYLLACAAGLMVDPLFLYAVSVSGPLMCVFLDAWLAAAVTALRCAVDAMHAWNFATQLRCAARSAARNKRGDVADDEEQQAAAEEEGAEPAARKLPVDGRSRKGMVVDFFVILPVMQVAVWVAAPAMIRAGSTTSVMTVLLVAFLLEYLPKIYHAARFLRRMQGQSGYVFGTIWWGIVLNLMAYFVAAHAVGACWYLLGVQRATKCLKEQCHQLPGCASSAVACAAPLYYGGAAAAPVGGDRLVWSQNAQARGVCLSSGDNYQYGAYKWTVMLVGNPSRLERMLLPIFWGLMTLSTFGNLESTTEWLEIVFNIITITGGLILVTMLIGNIKVFWNATTSKKQAMHTRLRSVEWWMKRKNLPQSFRHRVRQFERQRWAATRGVDETQIVRDLPEGLRRDIKYHLCLDLVRQVPLFQHMDDLVLENICDRVKSLIFPKGETIVREGDPVQRMLFIVRGHLQCSQVLRNGATSCCMLGPGNFSGDELLSWCLRRPFHERLPASSATLVTLESTEAFGLDAGDLKYVTQHFRYTFTNDKVRRSARYYSPGWRTWAAVAVQLAWRRYKHRKTLASLSFIRPRRPLSRCSSLGEEKLRLYTAILTSPKPNQDDDF, encoded by the exons ATGTCGAATGATCTCTCcacgcgctcgtcgccttcctcgtcCTCGGCATCCCCTTACGATGACGCGCGGAGGAGGGACCAAGAAGCGACGGCGACCCAAGCCAGCGGCGTCCACGGCAAGAGCCGGCGCCggagggggcgggggcggcgcgCGCCGTGGAGCCTCGGACTGGGCGCGACGTGGGCGCTGGACCCGCGGGCGAGGTGGGTCCGGGAGTGGAACCGCGCCTACCTCCTTGCCTGCGCGGCGGGCCTCATGGTGGACCCGCTCTTCCTGTACGCCGTGTCCGTGAGCGGACCGCTCATGTGCGTCTTCCTCGACGCCTGGCTGGCCGCCGCGGTCACCGCGCTGCGCTGCGCGGTGGACGCCATGCACGCGTGGAACTTCGCCACGCAGCTCCGCTGCGCGGCACGCTCCGCAGCGCGGAATAAGCGCGGGGACGTCGCGGACGACGAGGAGCAGCAGGCggccgcggaggaggagggcgccGAGCCCGCCGCACGCAAGCTCCCGGTGGACGGGAGGTCCAGGAAAGGGATGGTAGTGGACTTCTTCGTCATCCTCCCCGTGATGCAG GTGGCGGTGTgggtggcggcgccggcgatGATCCGCGCGGGGTCGACGACGTCGGTGATGACGGTGCTGCTGGTGGCGTTCCTGCTCGAGTACCTGCCCAAGATCTACCACGCGGCGCGCTTCCTCCGCCGGATGCAGGGCCAGTCCGGCTACGTCTTCGGCACCATCTGGTGGGGCATCGTGCTCAACCTCATGGCCTACTTCGTCGCCGCCCAT GCTGTGGGCGCGTGCTGGTACCTGCTCGGCGTCCAGAGGGCCACCAAGTGCCTCAAAGAGCAGTGCCACCAGCTGCCCGGGTGCGCGTCCAGTGCGGTGGCCTGCGCCGCCCCGTTGTACTACGGTGGCGCTGCCGCGGCGCCCGTCGGTGGCGACAGGCTCGTCTGGTCCCAGAACGCGCAGGCCAGGGGCGTGTGCCTCTCCAGCGGCGACAACTACCAGTACGGGGCGTACAAGTGGACCGTCATGCTCGTGGGCAACCCGAGCCGGCTGGAGCGGATGCTGCTCCCCATCTTCTGGGGCCTCATGACGCTCAGCACTTTCGGGAATCTGGAGAGCACGACGGAGTGGCTGGAGATCGTGTTCAACATCATCACCATCACGGGCGGGCTGATCCTCGTCACGATGCTCATCGGCAACATCAAGGTGTTTTGGAACGCGACGACGTCCAAGAAGCAGGCGATGCACACGCGGCTGCGGAGCGTGGAGTGGTGGATGAAGCGCAAGAACCTGCCGCAGAGCTTCCGGCACCGGGTGCGGCAGTTCGAGCGGCAGCGGTGGGCGGCCACGCGCGGCGTCGACGAGACCCAGATCGTGCGCGACCTCCCCGAGGGCCTCCGCCGGGACATCAAGTACCACCTCTGCCTCGACCTCGTCCGCCAGGTGCCGCTCTTCCAGCACATGGACGACCTCGTCCTCGAGAACATCTGCGACAGGGTCAAGTCGCTCATCTTCCCTAAGGGAGAAACC ATCGTGAGGGAGGGGGACCCGGTGCAGAGGATGCTGTTCATCGTGCGGGGGCACCTGCAGTGCAGCCAGGTGTTGCGGAACGGCGCGACGAGCTGTTGCATGCTGGGTCCGGGCAACTTCAGCGGCGACGAGCTGCTGTCGTGGTGCCTGCGCAGGCCGTTCCATGAGCGGCTGCCGGCGTCGTCTGCGACGCTGGTGACGCTGGAGAGCACGGAGGCATTCGGGCTGGACGCGGGCGACCTCAAGTACGTGACACAGCACTTCCGGTACACGTTCACCAACGACAAGGTGCGCCGCAGCGCGCGCTACTACTCGCCCGGGTGGCGCACCTGGGCGGCCGTCGCGGTGCAGCTCGCGTGGCGCCGGTACAAGCACCGCAAGACGCTCGCGTCGCTCTCCTTCATCCGTCCGCGACGGCCGCTGTCACGGTGCTCGTCTCTCGGGGAGGAGAAGCTCCGGCTGTACACCGCCATCCTCACCTCGCCCAAGCCCAACCAGGACGACGACTTCTAA